The following proteins are co-located in the Podarcis raffonei isolate rPodRaf1 chromosome 5, rPodRaf1.pri, whole genome shotgun sequence genome:
- the CBY2 gene encoding protein chibby homolog 2 yields the protein MVKMDYIPPRVKLSDDTFIFIDGKWVNETYIQSALSSATEARQKHSGKKMHNDWTLWEENKALWEENKALRVENRALRDENKALQSLRMENKGIQVIYDESLQQVLQKENHPLAALPIIAGLKDGMGEKALQVFRDEKKALQIFREKNMALKVFPDEKKPAPFLQEKQPAQSSANEFTPAQETSKIVGQEASNTTAPAEAAEAVQESQGERRVLSVQERNKALLPLKENEALEVVQKLNETVLWLLRENHALLEEKQDLQTIQGGNKMLWEENKKLKLQQKAIKVAISKIIAQMDLLHEELHSFDPMEESETGMKNPESA from the coding sequence ATGGTAaaaatggattacatcccaccaCGGGTCAAACTGAGCGATGACACCTTTATCTTCATCGATGGCAAGTGGGTGAACGAAACCTATATTCAGTCAGCACTCTCTTCCGCCACAGAAGCCCGACAGAAGCACTCAGGCAAGAAGATGCACAATGACTGGACCCTTTGGGAAGAGAACAAAGCCCTTTGGGAGGAAAACAAAGCTCTCCGAGTAGAAAACAGGGCTCTCCGGGATGAGAATAAGGCCCTGCAGTCCCTTCGGATGGAGAACAAGGGGATCCAGGTTATTTATGACGAGAGTCTCCAGCAAGTCCTCCAGAAAGAAAACCACCCTTTAGCAGCCCTTCCGATCATAGCGGGGCTCAAGGATGGTATGGGGGAGAAAGCCCTTCAGGTTTTTAGAGACGAGAAGAAAGCCCTCCAGATCTTCCGGGAAAAGAATATGGCTCTGAAGGTCTTCCCGGACGAGAAGAAACCCGCCCCATTCCTGCAGGAAAAGCAACCTGCTCAGTCATCAGCAAATGAATTTACCCCAGCCCAGGAAACCAGTAAAATTGTAGGTCAGGAAGCCAGTAACACGACTGCACCGGCCGAAGCAGCCGAAGCTGTCCAGGAAAGCCAAGGGGAGAGGAGAGTTTTGTCAGTTCAAGAAAGAAACAAAGCCTTATTGCCATTGAAGGAGAACGAGGCACTTGAAGTTGTCCAGAAACTGAACGAAACTGTTCTGTGGCTCCTAAGAGAGAACCATGCACTACTGGAAGAAAAGCAGGACCTCCAGACCATCCAAGGAGGGAACAAAATGCTTTGGGAGGAGAACAAAAAACTGAAGCTCCAGCAAAAAGCCATCAAAGTTGCGATCAGCAAGATCATTGCTCAGATGGATCTTCTGCACGAGGAGCTGCACTCCTTTGATCCCATGGAGGAGTCCGAGACTGGAATGAAGAATCCCGAAAGTGCTTGA